A DNA window from Brassica napus cultivar Da-Ae chromosome C1, Da-Ae, whole genome shotgun sequence contains the following coding sequences:
- the LOC125580425 gene encoding uncharacterized protein LOC125580425 — MARENSCLSRIAAVGGALGGVVGDVFGTYEATIFKVPGGWAYESKVLRPTNYVQLGGGIRSIRIPSCWPLYTLRTISVKFVPCKVSW; from the exons ATGGCGAGAGAAAATAGTTGTTTGAGTAGAATCGCTGCCGTGGGCGGCGCACTTGGCGGCGTTGTAG GTGATGTTTTTGGAACTTACGAGGCGACTATATTCAAG GTCCCTGGGGGCTGGGCTTATGAATCTAAGGTACTTAGGCCAACCAACTATGTGCAGCTCGGCGGAGGTATTCGGTCTATTCGTATTCCTAGTTGCTGGCCGTTATATACACTGCGGACAATAAGCGTCAAGTTTGTGCCTTGCAAAGTCTCATGGTGA
- the LOC125580426 gene encoding uncharacterized protein LOC125580426: MARETSCLSRIAAGTAIGGALGGAVGAVHGTYQAIRLGVPGLMKIRYIGQTTIGSAAIFGLFLGAGSLIHCGK; the protein is encoded by the exons ATGGCAAGAGAAACTAGTTGTTTGAGCAGAATCGCTGCCGGAACTGCCATCGGCGGCGCACTTGGCGGCGCTGTAG GTGCTGTCCATGGAACTTACCAGGCGATTAGGTTGGGG GTCCCTGGGCTTATGAAGATAAGGTACATAGGGCAAACAACCATTGGCAGCGCAGCGATCTTCGGACTTTTCCTAGGTGCGGGAAGTTTGATACACTGTGGAAAATAA
- the LOC125580427 gene encoding TBC1 domain family member 2B-like — MFGIQNRRDLTMELQSQIPILRPSIHARRANIVVKFQDMYSFTVEGNVDDVNVLNEVRERVRNQGRVWWALEASKGANWYLQPEILLIGALKKTSLKISALANAITLKRLVRKGIPPVLRPKVWFSVSGAAKKKSTVPESYYSDLTKAVDGMVTPATLQIDHDLPRTFPGHPWLDTPEGHAALRRVLVGYSFRDSDVGYCQGLNYVAALLLLVMKTEEDAFWMLAVLLENVLVRDCYTTNLSGCHVEQRVFKDLLAQKCPRIATHLEDMGFDVSLVATEWFLCLFSKSLPSETTLRLWDVLFYEGAKVLFHAALAIFKMKENELLMTHQVGDVINIIHTTSHQLFDPDELLTVAFEKIGSMTTNTISKQRKKQEPAVMAELDQRLRRLNSLKETGKNT, encoded by the exons ATGTTCGGGATCCAAAACAGACGAGACTTAACCATGGAGCTCCAATCCCAAATCCCAATCCTCCGCCCCAGCATCCACGCCCGAAGAGCCAACATCGTCGTCAAGTTCCAAGACATGTACTCCTTCACGGTGGAAGGCAACGTCGACGACGTCAACGTCTTAAAcgaagtgagagagagagtgaggaACCAAGGGAGAGTCTGGTGGGCTCTGGAAGCTAGCAAAGGAGCTAACTGGTATCTCCAGCCTGAGATTCTCTTGATCGGCGCGTTGAAGAAAACGTCTCTAAAGATCTCGGCTTTGGCGAATGCGATCACGTTGAAGAGGTTGGTTAGGAAAGGGATCCCTCCGGTTCTGAGGCCTAAGGTTTGGTTCTCTGTTTCTGGTGCTGCTAAGAAGAAGTCTACGGTTCCGGAGAGTTATTACAGTGATTTGACTAAGGCTGTTGATGGGATGGTCACGCCTGCGACGTTGCAGATTGATCAT GATCTGCCAAGGACTTTCCCTGGCCATCCGTGGTTAGACACTCCTGAAGGTCATGCTGCTCTACGGCGTGTACTTGTTGGGTATTCATTTCGAGATTCTGATGTTGGCTATTGTCAG ggACTAAACTATGTTGCGGCGTTACTATTACTTGTGATGAAGACAGAAGAAGACGCGTTCTGGATGCTAGCTGTTCTTTTGGAAAACGTATTAGTCCGTGACTGCTACACAACCAACTTGTCTGGATGCCATGTTGAGCAGAGGGTTTTCAAAGATTTGCTTGCCCAAAAATGTCCAAG AATAGCTACTCATCTTGAGGATATGGGCTTTGATGTTTCCCTTGTAGCCACGGAATGGTTCCTATGCCTCTTCTCCAAAAGCCTTCCTTCTGAG ACAACTCTAAGACTGTGGGATGTACTTTTCTATGAAGGAGCAAAGGTTCTTTTCCACGCAGCTTTGGCCATATTCAAG ATGAAAGAAAACGAGTTGCTTATGACTCACCAGGTCGGTGATGTAATCAACATAATACATACCACCTCACACCAGCTCTTTGACCCTGATGAGTTACTAACG gtGGCGTTTGAGAAGATTGGATCGATGACTACAAACACAATATCTAAGCAGAGGAAGAAGCAGGAACCGGCAGTGATGGCAGAACTTGACCAGAGACTTAGGAGACTCAACTCTCTTAAAGAAACTGGTAAGAACACATAA
- the LOC125580428 gene encoding rho GDP-dissociation inhibitor 1-like isoform X2, producing the protein MDNNNKNNEENGNTSKTASDDEGVGSVGRQMSESSLCVTEEEEEDDSKLHLGPQYTIKEHLEKDKDDESLRKWKEQLLGSVDVTNIGETLDPEVRIISLVILSPGRPDIVLMVPENGNPKGMWFTLKEGSRYCLKFTFQVNNNIVSGLRYTNTVWKTGVKVDRGKEMLGTFSPQLEPYNHVMPEETTPSGMFARGSYSARTKFLDDDNKCYLEINYSFDIRKEWPAV; encoded by the exons atggacaacaacaacaagaacaatGAAGAGAACGGAAACACGTCCAAAACGGCGTCGGACGACGAGGGTGTTGGATCCGTGGGGAGACAGATGAGCGAGTCTTCTCTCTGCGttacggaagaagaagaagaagacgattcCAAATTACATTTGGGTCCTCAGTACACTATCAAGGAGCATCTTGAGAAGGACAAA GATGATGAGAGTCTGAGGAAGTGGAAGGAACAGCTTCTTGGAAGTGTTGATGTCACCAACATTGGAG AGACACTTGACCCTGAAGTGAGGATCATTAGCCTGGTAATCTTATCCCCTGGAAGACCAGACATTGTTCTTATGGTACCTGAGAATGGAAACCCAAAGGGGATGTGGTTTACTTTGAAAGAAGGGAGCAGGTACTGTTTGAAATTCACATTTCAGGTTAACAACAACATTGTCTCTGGTCTTAGGTACACCAATACCGTTTGGAAGACCGGTGTTAAAG TGGACAGAGGAAAGGAAATGCTTGGAACCTTTAGTCCTCAGCTGGAGCCATACAACCACGTGATGCCTGAAGAGACCACTCCTTCTGGAATGTTTGCTCGAGGATCTTATTCTGCTAGAACTAAG TTTCTTGATGATGATAACAAGTGCTACTTGGAGATCAACTACAGCTTTGACATCCGTAAAGAATGGCCTGCTGTTTGA
- the LOC125580428 gene encoding rho GDP-dissociation inhibitor 1-like isoform X1, with protein sequence MDNNNKNNEENGNTSKTASDDEGVGSVGRQMSESSLCVTEEEEEDDSKLHLGPQYTIKEHLEKDKDDESLRKWKEQLLGSVDVTNIGETLDPEVRIISLVILSPGRPDIVLMVPENGNPKGMWFTLKEGSRYCLKFTFQVNNNIVSGLRYTNTVWKTGVKGNKTTTHKFVLNSLTMNVIKFLFNVDSVDRGKEMLGTFSPQLEPYNHVMPEETTPSGMFARGSYSARTKFLDDDNKCYLEINYSFDIRKEWPAV encoded by the exons atggacaacaacaacaagaacaatGAAGAGAACGGAAACACGTCCAAAACGGCGTCGGACGACGAGGGTGTTGGATCCGTGGGGAGACAGATGAGCGAGTCTTCTCTCTGCGttacggaagaagaagaagaagacgattcCAAATTACATTTGGGTCCTCAGTACACTATCAAGGAGCATCTTGAGAAGGACAAA GATGATGAGAGTCTGAGGAAGTGGAAGGAACAGCTTCTTGGAAGTGTTGATGTCACCAACATTGGAG AGACACTTGACCCTGAAGTGAGGATCATTAGCCTGGTAATCTTATCCCCTGGAAGACCAGACATTGTTCTTATGGTACCTGAGAATGGAAACCCAAAGGGGATGTGGTTTACTTTGAAAGAAGGGAGCAGGTACTGTTTGAAATTCACATTTCAGGTTAACAACAACATTGTCTCTGGTCTTAGGTACACCAATACCGTTTGGAAGACCGGTGTTAAAGGTAATAAAACGACAACACACAAGTTTGTCTTAAATTCTCTGACAATGAATGTGATCAAATTCCTTTTTAATGTGGATTCAGTGGACAGAGGAAAGGAAATGCTTGGAACCTTTAGTCCTCAGCTGGAGCCATACAACCACGTGATGCCTGAAGAGACCACTCCTTCTGGAATGTTTGCTCGAGGATCTTATTCTGCTAGAACTAAG TTTCTTGATGATGATAACAAGTGCTACTTGGAGATCAACTACAGCTTTGACATCCGTAAAGAATGGCCTGCTGTTTGA
- the LOC125580429 gene encoding polygalacturonase-like yields the protein MGSYMGICTIFVLCLLGYSANAEVFTAGGPPNSDITAAVLKAFTSACQAPAPSQVLIPKGDFKLGETVMTGPCKSPIEFTLQGNVKADGGSTQGKDRWVVFEKINGFKLNGGGTFDGEGNAAWKANNCHKTFECKKLPISVRFDFVDNAEIKDITSLDAKNFHFNVISGKNMTFDNIKIIAPAESPNTDGIHLGRCEGVKILNTKIATGDDCISVGDGMKNLLIEKVVCGPGHGISVGSLGRYGWEQDVTDINVKNCTLEGTDNGLRIKTWPSAACTTTAAGIHFEDIILNKVSNPILIDQEYCPWNQCNKNKPSTIKLVDITFRNIRGTSGNKDAVKLLCSKGHPCENVEIGDINIEYTGPDGPPTFECTNVTPKLVGTQNPKACVGPVVKAPGKE from the exons atgggtTCATATATGGGAATATGTACAATTTTTGTTCTATGTTTGCTGGGATATTCAGCCAATGCTGAGGTGTTCACCGCTGGTGGTCCTCCAAATTCTGATATTACCGCG GCAGTTCTTAAAGCATTCACATCGGCATGCCAAGCTCCGGCACCAAGCCAGGTGCTGATCCCAAAAGGTGACTTCAAGCTTGGTGAGACCGTGATGACTGGTCCATGCAAATCTCCAATCGAGTTCACCTTGCAAGGCAACGTGAAAGCTGACGGTGGCTCTACCCAGGGAAAGGATAGATGGGTTGTGTTCGAAAAAATTAATGGTTTTAAGTTGAACGGAGGTGGAACATTTGACGGTGAAGGCAATGCAGCTTGGAAAGCCAATAACTGCCACAAGACTTTTGAGTGCAAGAAACTTCCCATC AGTGTAAGGTTTGATTTTGTGGATAACGCTGAGATAAAAGACATAACCTCATTAGATGCCAAAAACTTCCACTTCAACGTTATCAGCGGCAAGAACATGACCTTTGATAACATCAAGATCATCGCTCCAGCTGAAAGCCCCAACACTGACGGTATCCATTTGGGAAGATGTGAGGGAGTCAAGATCCTCAACACTAAGATCGCCACAGGAGATGACTGCATCTCCGTGGGAGATGGGATGAAGAATCTCCTCATTGAGAAAGTTGTGTGCGGTCCAGGACACGGAATCAGTGTTGGAAGCCTTGGAAGGTACGGATGGGAGCAAGATGTCACTGACATTAACGTTAAGAACTGTACCCTCGAGGGAACCGACAACGGTCTGAGGATCAAGACATGGCCATCTGCCGCTTGCACCACCACCGCTGCCGGTATTCATTTTGAGGATATCATCCTTAACAAAGTTAGCAACCCAATCCTCATCGACCAGGAGTACTGCCCTTGGAACCAATGCAACAAGAAC AAACCATCAACAATTAAGCTGGTGGACATTACCTTCAGGAATATTAGAGGAACATCAGGGAACAAGGACGCAGTAAAACTATTGTGCAGCAAGGGACATCCATGTGAGAACGTTGAGATTGGAGACATTAACATTGAGTACACAGGACCTGACGGTCCACCCACTTTCGAGTGCACAAACGTCACACCTAAGCTTGTGGGAACCCAGAACCCAAAGGCTTGCGTTGGACCTGTGGTCAAGGCTCCTGGCAAAGAGTAA
- the LOC125580430 gene encoding polygalacturonase encodes MGSYLGIYTILVLCLLGYSANAEVFTAGGPPNSDITAAVLKAFTSACQAPAPSQVLIPKGDFKLGETVMTGPCKSPIEFTLQGNVKADGGSTQGKDRWVVFEKINGFKLNGGGTFDGEGNAAWKANNCHKTFECKKLPISVRFDFVDNAEIKDITSLDAKNFHFNVISGKNMTFDNIKIIAPAESPNTDGIHLGRCEGVKILNTKIATGDDCISVGDGMKNLLIEKVVCGPGHGISVGSLGRYGWEQDVTDINVKNCTLEGTDNGLRIKTWPSAACTTTAAGIHFEDIILNKVSNPILIDQEYCPWNQCNKNKPSTIKLVDITFRNIRGTSGNKDAVKLLCSKGHPCENVEIGDINIEYTGPDGPPTFECTNVTPKLVGTQNPKACVGPVVKAPGKE; translated from the exons atgggTTCATATTTGGGAATCTATACAATTTTGGTTCTATGTTTGCTAGGATATTCAGCCAATGCTGAGGTGTTCACCGCTGGTGGTCCTCCAAATTCTGATATTACCGCG GCAGTTCTTAAAGCATTCACATCGGCATGTCAAGCTCCGGCACCAAGCCAGGTGCTGATCCCAAAAGGTGACTTCAAGCTTGGTGAGACCGTGATGACTGGTCCATGCAAATCTCCAATCGAGTTCACCTTGCAAGGCAACGTGAAAGCTGACGGTGGCTCTACCCAGGGAAAGGATAGATGGGTTGTGTTCGAAAAAATTAATGGTTTTAAGTTGAACGGAGGTGGAACATTTGACGGTGAAGGCAATGCAGCTTGGAAAGCCAACAACTGCCACAAGACTTTTGAGTGCAAGAAACTTCCCATC AGTGTAAGGTTTGATTTTGTGGATAATGCTGAGATAAAAGACATAACCTCATTAGATGCCAAAAACTTCCACTTCAACGTTATCAGCGGCAAGAACATGACCTTTGATAACATCAAGATCATCGCTCCAGCTGAAAGCCCCAACACTGACGGTATCCATTTGGGAAGATGTGAGGGAGTCAAGATCCTCAACACTAAGATCGCCACAGGAGATGACTGCATCTCCGTGGGAGATGGGATGAAGAATCTCCTCATTGAGAAAGTTGTGTGCGGTCCAGGACACGGAATCAGTGTTGGAAGCCTTGGAAGGTACGGATGGGAGCAAGATGTCACTGACATTAACGTTAAGAACTGTACCCTTGAGGGAACCGACAACGGTCTGAGGATCAAGACATGGCCATCTGCCGCTTGCACCACCACCGCTGCCGGTATTCATTTTGAGGATATCATCCTTAACAAAGTTAGCAACCCAATCCTCATCGACCAGGAGTACTGCCCTTGGAACCAATGCAACAAGAAC AAACCATCAACAATTAAGCTGGTGGACATTACCTTCAGGAATATTAGAGGAACATCAGGGAACAAGGACGCAGTGAAACTATTGTGCAGCAAGGGACATCCATGTGAGAACGTTGAGATTGGAGACATTAACATTGAGTACACAGGACCTGACGGTCCACCCACTTTCGAGTGCACAAACGTCACACCTAAGCTTGTGGGAACCCAGAACCCAAAGGCTTGCGTTGGACCTGTGGTCAAGGCTCCTGGCAAAGAGTAA
- the LOC106427944 gene encoding 60S ribosomal export protein NMD3-like, with protein sequence MSALMDQDSGMFKVQQTIVSVLCCKCGVPMPPNAANMCVNCLRSEVDITEGLQKSVQIFYCPECGCYLQPPKTWIKAQWESKELLSFCIKRLKNLNKVRLTNAEFVWTEPHSKRIKLKLTVQAEVLNGAGLEQSYLVEYTVRDHLCESCSRFQANPDQWVASVQLRQHVSHRRSFFYLEQLILRNDAASRAVRIKQVHQGVDFFFGNKSHADNFVEFLSKVVPIESRQDKQLVSHDVKSSLYNYKYTYSVKICPICREDLIFLPSKVASGLGSLGPLVVCTKVSERITLLDPRTLRCAFLDARQYWRSGFRSALTSRQLVKYSVVYVEPPVGEATVGGQKYALSYVHIARESDIGKMLTVQRLQTHLGHILKTGDQALGYDIYGANVSDDEMDEYRLHGGIPEVILIKKCYDKERERKKGKPRAFTTKKLPMEMDESRGGRGVDPKKMENEYEEFLRDLEENPELRFNISLYKNKDYQESDETASMTDGEGAPTVPIEELLAELELSEEEGDDEEYMDE encoded by the coding sequence ATGTCAGCATTAATGGATCAAGATTCAGGGATGTTCAAGGTTCAGCAAACCATTGTAAGTGTCTTGTGTTGCAAGTGTGGTGTTCCTATGCCACCAAACGCAGCCAACATGTGTGTCAACTGTCTCCGTTCCGAAGTCGACATCACCGAAGGCTTACAGAAGAGTGTCCAAATCTTCTATTGCCCTGAGTGTGGCTGTTACTTGCAGCCACCCAAGACGTGGATCAAAGCTCAGTGGGAATCCAAAGAGCTCTTATCTTTCTGCATCAAGAGGCTCAAGAATCTCAACAAAGTCAGGCTCACGAACGCTGAGTTCGTCTGGACTGAGCCTCACTCCAAGAGAATCAAACTCAAGCTCACTGTTCAAGCCGAGGTTCTTAACGGTGCTGGTCTTGAGCAGTCATATCTCGTTGAGTATACCGTTAGAGACCATCTCTGCGAGTCTTGCTCGAGGTTTCAGGCCAACCCTGATCAGTGGGTTGCTTCGGTTCAGCTTAGGCAGCATGTTTCTCACAGGAGGTCTTTCTTTTATCTCGAACAGTTGATTCTCAGGAACGATGCTGCTTCTCGCGCCGTAAGAATCAAGCAGGTTCATCAAGGGGTTGATTTCTTCTTTGGGAATAAAAGTCATGCTGATAACTTTGTTGAGTTTTTGAGTAAAGTTGTTCCCATTGAGTCTCGTCAGGACAAGCAGCTAGTGTCTCACGATGTCAAGAGCAGCTTGTACAACTACAAGTACACTTACTCCGTTAAGATCTGTCCTATCTGCCGTGAGGATCTTATCTTCCTGCCTTCCAAAGTTGCTAGCGGGTTAGGAAGCCTTGGTCCGCTTGTGGTGTGCACAAAAGTTTCTGAAAGAATCACGCTGCTTGATCCTAGAACCTTGAGGTGTGCGTTCTTGGACGCCAGACAGTACTGGAGATCCGGATTTCGATCCGCTCTCACCAGCAGGCAGCTTGTGAAGTACTCAGTGGTTTATGTGGAACCACCTGTTGGTGAAGCGACTGTCGGAGGGCAAAAGTATGCTCTATCCTATGTCCACATCGCACGTGAGTCAGACATTGGTAAGATGTTAACTGTCCAAAGACTCCAAACTCATCTAGGACATATCCTGAAAACAGGAGATCAAGCTTTAGGGTATGATATCTACGGTGCAAATGTTAGCGACGATGAAATGGACGAGTATCGTTTGCATGGGGGGATTCCTGAAGTGATTCTTATCAAGAAATGCTAtgacaaggagagagagaggaagaagggGAAGCCACGTGCGTTTACGACCAAGAAGCTTCCAATGGAGATGGATGAGTCAAGAGGAGGACGCGGAGTTGATCCAAAGAAGATGGAGAATGAATATGAAGAGTTTTTGAgggatcttgaagagaatcctGAGCTGAGGTTTAACATATCATTGTACAAGAACAAGGATTATCAAGAGTCTGATGAGACTGCTTCAATGACGGATGGAGAAGGTGCACCGACTGTGCCGATTGAAGAGTTGCTTGCTGAGCTTGAGCTTAGTGAAGAGGAAGGCGATGATGAAGAGTACATGGAtgagtaa
- the LOC125580433 gene encoding polygalacturonase-like, giving the protein MGAYFGVSTIFIFCLLGFSANAEVFSIDSSSGSDITQALLKAFTSACQSPSPSKVVIPEGEFKLGEIEMRGPCKAPVEITLQGTVKADGNAIQGKEKWVVFGNINGFKLNGGGAFDGEGNAAWRVNNCHKTFNCKKLPISIRFDFVENAEIKDISSIDAKNFHINVLGAKNMTMSNIKITAPEDSPNTDGIHLGRSDGVKILNSFISTGDDCISVGDGTNNLHVEKVTCGPGHGISVGSLGRYGKEQDVSGIRVVNCTLQETDNGLRIKTWPSAACSTTASDIHFEDIIVKNVTNPILIDQEYCPWNQCNKKKASTIKLVNISFKNVRGTSGNKDAVKLLCSKGYPCQNVEIGDIDIKYSGADGPATFQCSNVSPKLLGAQSPEACSSPLTKLPGQ; this is encoded by the exons ATGGGTGCATATTTTGGAGtttctacaatatttattttctgtttgctGGGGTTTTCAGCCAATGCTGAGGTTTTCAGCATTGATTCCTCTTCAGGTTCTGATATTACTCAG GCACTTCTGAAAGCATTCACATCGGCATGCCAATCTCCGTCACCGAGCAAAGTAGTGATCCCAGAAGGAGAGTTCAAGCTTGGTGAGATCGAGATGAGGGGACCATGCAAAGCTCCAGTCGAGATCACCCTTCAAGGCACTGTCAAAGCTGACGGTAACGCGATCCAGGGGAAGGAAAAATGGGTTGTCTTCGGCAACATTAATGGGTTTAAGTTGAACGGAGGTGGAGCTTTTGACGGTGAAGGAAACGCAGCTTGGAGAGTCAATAACTGTCACAAGACATTCAACTGCAAGAAACTTCCCATC AGTATAAGGTTTGATTTCGTGGAGAACGCTGAGATCAAAGACATATCATCGATAGATGCCAAGAACTTCCACATCAACGTGCTCGGAGCCAAGAACATGACCATGAGTAACATCAAGATCACCGCTCCAGAAGACAGCCCCAACACTGACGGTATCCATTTGGGAAGAAGTGACGGAGTCAAGATCCTTAACTCATTCATCTCCACCGGAGACGACTGCATCTCCGTTGGAGATGGGACGAATAACCTTCACGTGGAGAAAGTCACGTGCGGTCCAGGACATGGAATCAGTGTCGGAAGCCTTGGAAGGTACGGCAAAGAGCAAGATGTTAGTGGCATTAGGGTCGTGAACTGCACTCTCCAAGAGACTGACAACGGACTGAGAATCAAGACATGGCCGTCTGCAGCTTGCTCCACCACCGCCTCCGATATTCATTTCGAGGATATCATTGTCAAGAACGTTACCAACCCAATCCTCATCGACCAAGAGTACTGCCCTTGGAACCAATGCAACAAGAAG AAAGCATCAACGATTAAGCTTGTGAACATAAGCTTCAAGAATGTCAGAGGAACATCAGGAAACAAAGATGCAGTGAAGCTACTGTGCAGCAAGGGATATCCATGCCAGAACGTCGAGATTGGAGACATTGACATTAAGTACAGCGGAGCGGATGGTCCAGCGACTTTCCAGTGCTCAAACGTAAGTCCCAAACTCTTGGGAGCTCAGAGCCCTGAAGCCTGCAGCAGTCCCCTGACCAAACTACCCGGCCAATAA